In Priestia megaterium NBRC 15308 = ATCC 14581, the following proteins share a genomic window:
- a CDS encoding CoA-acylating methylmalonate-semialdehyde dehydrogenase, producing the protein MTQTAVKTVKNYIGGQWIESATSKTEPVYNPATGELIAQVPLSTKEDVDQAVQAANEAFKGWAKTAVPKRARILFKYQQLLVDNWDELAKLVTVENGKSFSEARGEVQRGIECVEFAAGAPTLMMGKQLPDIATDIESGMYRYPIGVIGGITPFNFPMMVPCWMFPLAIACGNTFVLKPSERTPLLAARLAELFEEAGLPKGVLNIVNGAHDVVNGLLEHKLVKAISFVGSQPVAEYVYKKGTENLKRVQALAGAKNHSIVLKDADLNVATKQIIGAAFGSAGERCMAASVVTVQEEIADQLIERLVEEANDIVIGDGLEENVFLGPVIRENHKERTLSYIESGVQEGAELIRDGRTDAAVNGNGYFVGPTIFDHVTQEMKIWQDEIFAPVLSIVRVKTLEEAIEVANNSRFANGACIYTDSGASVREFRENIESGMLGVNVGVPAPMAFFPFSGWKDSFYGDLHANGTDGVEFYTRKKMVTTRW; encoded by the coding sequence ATGACACAGACAGCAGTAAAAACAGTAAAAAACTATATTGGTGGACAATGGATTGAATCAGCTACATCAAAAACGGAACCTGTGTATAACCCAGCGACAGGTGAATTAATCGCCCAGGTACCTCTTTCTACAAAAGAAGACGTAGATCAAGCGGTGCAAGCAGCAAATGAAGCGTTCAAAGGGTGGGCAAAAACAGCTGTGCCTAAACGTGCACGGATTTTATTCAAGTATCAGCAGCTATTGGTAGATAACTGGGATGAATTAGCAAAGTTAGTGACAGTTGAAAACGGAAAAAGCTTTAGCGAAGCGCGAGGTGAAGTGCAGCGCGGAATTGAATGCGTAGAGTTTGCGGCGGGTGCTCCTACGTTAATGATGGGTAAACAGCTTCCTGACATCGCAACAGACATTGAGTCTGGCATGTACCGCTATCCAATTGGTGTAATTGGGGGAATTACACCGTTCAATTTTCCAATGATGGTTCCTTGCTGGATGTTCCCGCTTGCGATTGCTTGCGGCAATACATTTGTGTTAAAGCCGTCCGAGCGTACACCGCTTTTAGCTGCAAGGTTAGCTGAGCTGTTTGAAGAAGCTGGTTTGCCAAAAGGCGTGCTAAACATTGTAAACGGCGCGCATGATGTGGTAAACGGTCTTCTTGAACATAAGTTAGTGAAAGCTATTTCGTTTGTAGGTTCCCAGCCTGTAGCTGAGTACGTGTACAAAAAAGGTACAGAAAACTTAAAGCGTGTTCAAGCTTTAGCCGGTGCTAAAAACCATTCAATTGTATTAAAGGATGCAGATTTGAACGTAGCAACAAAACAAATTATCGGAGCCGCTTTTGGTTCAGCAGGTGAACGTTGTATGGCAGCATCTGTTGTTACTGTACAAGAAGAAATTGCGGATCAGCTAATTGAAAGATTAGTAGAGGAAGCAAATGATATTGTAATTGGCGACGGCTTAGAAGAAAACGTCTTCTTAGGACCAGTTATTCGTGAAAATCATAAAGAGCGTACGCTCAGCTATATTGAATCAGGCGTGCAAGAAGGAGCAGAGCTAATTCGTGACGGTCGTACTGATGCAGCAGTAAATGGCAATGGCTACTTTGTAGGACCAACGATTTTTGATCATGTTACGCAAGAAATGAAAATTTGGCAAGATGAAATTTTTGCACCTGTGCTGTCCATTGTACGTGTGAAAACATTAGAAGAAGCTATTGAAGTAGCTAATAACTCTCGATTTGCAAACGGTGCTTGTATTTATACAGATAGCGGCGCAAGTGTACGTGAGTTCCGTGAAAATATTGAATCTGGTATGTTAGGAGTAAATGTAGGGGTGCCGGCACCTATGGCATTCTTCCCATTCTCTGGCTGGAAAGACTCTTTTTATGGTGATCTTCATGCAAATGGCACGGACGGCGTGGAGTTTTATACAAGAAAGAAAATGGTAACAACGCGCTGGTAA
- the iolD gene encoding 3D-(3,5/4)-trihydroxycyclohexane-1,2-dione acylhydrolase (decyclizing), producing METVRMTTAQALVKFLNQQYVEFDGKQHQFIKGIFTIFGHGNVVGLGQALEEDPGHLDVYQGRNEQGMANAAMAFAKQKHRKQIMACTSSVGPGSANMVTTAATASANNIPVLLLPGDVFATRQPDPVLQQIEQSYDLSISTNDAFRPVSKYWDRVSRPEQLMTAMINAIRVLTNPADTGAVTICLPQDVQGEAWDFPAYFFQKRVHRIERRLPTRDSLADAIQLMKTKKKPIIICGGGVRYSEAAKELKQFASEFHIPFGETQAGKSAVESDYRYNLGGIGVTGNSAANTIAKEADLVIGVGTRFTDFTTASKQLFQHPNVQFLTINTSEFHANKLDAVKLVADAKEGLLALMKELKSIGYQSGYTTEIANAKDAWETELERLHSIRFTGADFVPEIQGHLDESLAEYVESLGTQLTQTEVIGEVNKLLDDNSVIIGAAGSLPGDLQRMWKSTKPNTYHMEYGYSCMGYEVSGALGVKLAEPAKEVYAMVGDGSYQMLHSELITSLQERKKINILLFDNSGFGCINNLQMSNGMGSFGTEFRYRNDETGKLNGNVMKIDFAASAAGYGVKTYRVSSLEELKTAIEDAQKQEVSTLIDIKVLPKTMTNGYESWWHVGVAEVSKNQHVQEAYEDKMKNLEMARVY from the coding sequence ATGGAAACAGTTAGAATGACGACGGCACAAGCATTAGTGAAGTTTTTAAATCAGCAGTATGTTGAATTTGATGGAAAGCAGCATCAGTTTATCAAAGGGATTTTTACAATTTTCGGGCACGGAAATGTGGTAGGTCTTGGGCAAGCTTTGGAAGAAGACCCAGGACATCTAGATGTATATCAAGGACGTAATGAACAAGGAATGGCCAATGCAGCGATGGCTTTTGCAAAACAAAAACATCGAAAGCAGATTATGGCTTGCACATCTTCAGTGGGGCCAGGTTCAGCAAATATGGTTACAACGGCAGCCACTGCTTCAGCTAATAATATTCCAGTTTTGCTGCTTCCTGGTGATGTATTTGCAACTAGACAGCCAGATCCCGTTTTGCAGCAAATTGAACAGTCATATGATTTATCTATTTCTACAAACGATGCTTTTCGACCAGTGAGTAAGTACTGGGATCGCGTAAGCCGCCCTGAACAATTGATGACAGCTATGATTAATGCGATACGTGTATTAACGAATCCAGCAGATACGGGAGCTGTAACTATTTGTTTGCCTCAAGATGTGCAGGGAGAAGCATGGGATTTTCCAGCTTATTTCTTCCAAAAGCGCGTTCACCGCATTGAGCGCCGCCTTCCGACTAGGGACAGTCTAGCAGATGCAATTCAATTAATGAAAACAAAGAAAAAGCCAATCATCATTTGTGGAGGAGGCGTTCGGTATTCAGAAGCTGCAAAAGAGTTAAAACAATTTGCTAGTGAGTTCCATATTCCATTTGGAGAAACTCAAGCAGGGAAAAGTGCCGTTGAAAGTGACTATCGCTATAATCTGGGCGGAATAGGTGTAACAGGGAACTCAGCTGCTAATACAATCGCTAAAGAAGCAGATTTAGTAATTGGAGTAGGCACACGATTTACTGATTTTACAACAGCATCTAAACAGCTTTTTCAACATCCCAACGTGCAATTTCTTACCATTAACACGTCTGAATTTCATGCAAATAAACTTGATGCTGTGAAACTTGTAGCTGATGCAAAAGAAGGGTTGCTTGCTCTTATGAAAGAGCTAAAATCAATTGGCTATCAGTCTGGTTATACCACAGAAATTGCAAATGCTAAAGACGCATGGGAAACAGAATTAGAGCGTCTGCATAGCATACGTTTTACTGGTGCAGATTTTGTTCCAGAAATACAAGGTCATTTAGATGAAAGCTTAGCTGAATATGTAGAATCACTTGGTACTCAATTAACGCAAACCGAAGTAATTGGAGAGGTAAATAAGCTCCTTGATGACAACTCCGTCATTATTGGTGCAGCAGGAAGTCTTCCAGGCGACTTACAGAGAATGTGGAAGTCTACTAAACCTAATACCTATCATATGGAATATGGATATTCATGTATGGGATATGAAGTATCAGGCGCACTTGGAGTTAAGCTGGCAGAACCAGCTAAAGAAGTGTATGCGATGGTTGGAGATGGAAGCTATCAAATGCTTCATTCAGAGCTTATTACAAGCCTTCAAGAAAGAAAAAAAATAAACATTTTACTGTTTGATAACTCGGGCTTCGGGTGCATTAATAACCTGCAAATGTCAAATGGTATGGGGAGCTTTGGAACAGAGTTTCGTTATCGAAACGATGAAACAGGAAAACTAAACGGAAACGTGATGAAAATTGATTTTGCAGCCAGCGCCGCAGGCTACGGTGTAAAAACGTATCGCGTGAGTTCTCTTGAAGAATTAAAAACGGCGATAGAAGATGCACAAAAACAAGAGGTTTCTACGCTAATTGATATTAAAGTGCTGCCAAAAACTATGACGAACGGTTATGAATCATGGTGGCATGTAGGAGTAGCAGAGGTATCTAAAAATCAGCATGTACAGGAAGCTTATGAAGATAAGATGAAAAACCTTGAAATGGCAAGAGTTTATTAA
- the iolE gene encoding myo-inosose-2 dehydratase: MFKENTVKLGIAPIAWTNDDMPELGAENTFEQCISEMALTGFRGSEVGNKYPRNVSILKKALSLRNLEIASAWFSTFLTTKPLEETVTPFIEHRDFLYEMGAKVIVVSEQGHSIQGLMDVPLFKEKPVFTPTEWSRLAEGLHHLGKLAQEKDMHIVYHHHMGTGVQTTEEIEQLMELTNPELVSLLFDTGHLVFSGEEPLYILKKYLHRIKHVHLKDIRQEVVDRVKEQDLSFLQAVKEGAFTVPGDGAIEFDEVFTTLATSDYNGWFVVEAEQDPALANPFEYALKARNFIKEKSGL; the protein is encoded by the coding sequence ATGTTCAAGGAAAATACGGTCAAACTGGGGATTGCTCCAATTGCTTGGACAAATGATGATATGCCTGAACTGGGAGCTGAAAATACATTCGAACAGTGTATCAGTGAGATGGCTTTAACCGGTTTTAGAGGAAGTGAGGTTGGAAACAAATATCCGCGAAATGTTTCAATCTTAAAAAAGGCATTATCGCTTCGGAATTTGGAAATTGCAAGCGCCTGGTTTAGTACATTTTTAACAACAAAGCCGCTGGAAGAAACGGTAACGCCATTTATTGAACATCGCGATTTTTTATACGAAATGGGAGCAAAAGTAATTGTTGTGTCTGAACAAGGGCACAGCATTCAAGGGCTGATGGATGTTCCTTTATTTAAAGAAAAGCCTGTGTTCACGCCAACAGAGTGGAGCAGACTTGCAGAAGGCCTGCACCATCTTGGGAAACTGGCACAAGAAAAAGATATGCATATTGTCTATCATCACCATATGGGAACAGGTGTACAAACAACAGAAGAAATTGAGCAGCTAATGGAGCTTACCAATCCGGAGCTTGTTTCGCTGCTATTTGATACCGGTCATCTTGTCTTTTCAGGAGAAGAACCTCTTTATATCCTAAAAAAATATCTGCACCGTATTAAGCATGTTCATTTAAAGGATATTCGTCAAGAAGTAGTTGATCGAGTCAAAGAACAGGACTTAAGCTTCTTGCAAGCGGTAAAAGAAGGAGCCTTTACTGTTCCAGGTGACGGAGCTATTGAATTTGATGAAGTATTTACTACGCTTGCCACTTCGGATTATAACGGATGGTTTGTCGTAGAAGCAGAACAGGATCCAGCTCTTGCTAATCCTTTTGAATATGCGTTAAAAGCAAGAAACTTTATTAAAGAAAAAAGCGGTCTTTAA
- a CDS encoding LacI family DNA-binding transcriptional regulator encodes MKPTIYSVAEEAGVSISTVSKVINQTGHISERTRQKVIEVMAQLNYHPSVVASALTGKPTKTIGLLVPDISNPFFADLARSIEDRSHERGFHVVMCNTDNDAEKEKKYLSLLIRQRIDGLIVASAFRNANLLKNMLKQDIPISVIASEIPHISVNTVTVDDYKGSYLAADYLLSLHHKKIAIITENAKSNHARLDAFQDAMQENGIIVPPQHVITTEASIQKGYESAKQIFSMKEKVTAIFACNDLLAIGVMQAAKEFKIDVPRDLSVIGFDNTVLSTTITPMLTTVAQPTKEMAVNVVDLLVREMKYPAIHKEHLLLEPKLIIRKSTAPLKRGATASTNN; translated from the coding sequence ATGAAGCCAACCATTTATAGTGTGGCTGAAGAAGCAGGTGTATCAATTTCTACCGTATCAAAAGTCATCAATCAAACCGGTCATATTAGTGAAAGAACAAGACAAAAAGTAATTGAGGTTATGGCGCAGTTGAATTACCATCCAAGCGTCGTAGCATCTGCTTTAACAGGAAAACCCACTAAAACGATTGGGCTTCTCGTACCTGACATCTCCAACCCTTTTTTTGCCGATTTGGCAAGAAGCATAGAAGACCGAAGTCATGAGCGAGGTTTCCATGTTGTAATGTGCAATACCGATAACGATGCGGAAAAAGAGAAAAAGTATCTGTCGCTGTTAATACGTCAGAGAATCGACGGTTTAATTGTAGCTTCTGCTTTTCGCAATGCTAATCTTTTAAAAAATATGCTTAAGCAAGATATACCGATTAGCGTTATTGCTTCAGAAATTCCTCACATATCCGTTAATACAGTGACAGTGGATGATTACAAAGGGAGCTATTTAGCGGCTGATTATTTATTGTCTTTGCATCATAAAAAAATTGCGATTATTACAGAAAATGCAAAAAGTAATCACGCCCGTTTAGATGCTTTTCAAGACGCTATGCAAGAAAATGGAATCATCGTGCCGCCTCAGCACGTTATTACGACCGAAGCAAGTATTCAAAAAGGATATGAAAGTGCTAAGCAAATTTTTTCAATGAAGGAAAAAGTGACGGCTATTTTTGCTTGTAACGATTTATTGGCTATCGGCGTTATGCAAGCTGCAAAAGAATTCAAAATTGATGTGCCGCGAGACTTATCAGTGATTGGCTTTGATAATACGGTTCTTTCTACTACCATCACGCCCATGTTGACAACGGTAGCACAGCCGACAAAAGAAATGGCTGTAAACGTAGTGGATTTGCTGGTTAGAGAAATGAAATATCCAGCGATTCATAAAGAACATTTGCTTCTTGAGCCAAAATTGATTATTCGTAAATCAACGGCTCCGTTAAAAAGGGGCGCCACAGCATCTACAAATAATTGA
- a CDS encoding 5-deoxy-glucuronate isomerase, with amino-acid sequence MLGKLGELNKGYNVLTEMTGQHKDMLMDIGIYKMFQGKEETLLDSSSETAILLLEGKVKLEWEGHSKEIQRQSLFEEEPWCLHVSKNVEVKITGLADSEVLVQKTDNEKKFSSKLYTPEDCQNTVAGEGVWEGTAQRVIRTIFDYNSAPYSNLVIGEVISYPGRWSSYPPHHHDQPEVYYYRFDKPQGFGCAMVGEDAYRVVDNSFITIPGELDHPQATAPGYAMYFCWMIRHLDNNPWTDRIMEEEHKWLLEPDAKIWPEK; translated from the coding sequence ATGTTAGGTAAATTAGGTGAATTAAATAAAGGATACAACGTACTTACAGAAATGACCGGTCAGCACAAAGATATGCTGATGGATATTGGGATTTATAAAATGTTTCAAGGAAAAGAGGAAACTTTACTAGACAGCAGTAGTGAAACGGCTATTCTTTTACTAGAAGGAAAGGTAAAGCTAGAGTGGGAAGGCCATTCGAAAGAAATTCAGCGCCAGTCCCTATTTGAAGAAGAGCCTTGGTGTTTGCACGTTTCAAAAAATGTGGAGGTCAAAATTACCGGGCTTGCCGATAGTGAAGTACTAGTTCAAAAAACGGATAATGAAAAAAAGTTTTCATCAAAATTATATACCCCCGAAGATTGTCAAAACACAGTGGCTGGTGAAGGAGTATGGGAAGGTACTGCTCAGCGTGTAATCCGAACAATTTTTGACTACAATAGCGCTCCTTACTCTAACCTTGTTATTGGAGAAGTTATTTCTTATCCAGGAAGATGGTCGAGTTATCCGCCTCATCATCATGACCAGCCCGAAGTGTATTACTATCGTTTTGACAAGCCACAAGGATTTGGCTGCGCAATGGTTGGCGAAGATGCGTATCGTGTAGTTGATAATAGTTTTATTACAATTCCTGGTGAATTGGATCATCCTCAAGCAACGGCTCCCGGCTATGCGATGTACTTCTGCTGGATGATTCGCCATCTCGACAATAATCCGTGGACAGACCGTATTATGGAAGAAGAGCATAAGTGGTTATTAGAGCCAGATGCAAAAATTTGGCCTGAAAAATAA
- a CDS encoding YitT family protein: MKTIYKDIILIIVGALLVAASIDFFVIPNKLGDGSTVGIALVLYYLFHIPTSISTFLVNLIFIALAYKFLTKKTILYTILGAVMTSVFLGLVSYIPFHVHDMILGIVFGALLMGTGLALIFIADGSTGGTTLLAYLLNYTKGYNISKSMFYMDSVIILASVFAIGVNNMLYTFIFVYLCAKIVDVVIEGFHNKKAMTIMSDQYKDIAQVITSEFGNAATIFYGYGYYANKDKRIIYVVIKKNELLKIKKKIQQIDPNSFIVIHEVKEVVGGKFGFIGNSPHETKAAAK; the protein is encoded by the coding sequence TTGAAAACAATCTATAAAGACATTATCTTAATTATTGTTGGCGCACTTTTAGTTGCTGCATCCATTGATTTTTTCGTCATTCCAAATAAATTAGGTGACGGAAGTACGGTTGGTATTGCCCTTGTTTTATATTATTTATTTCATATCCCTACAAGTATCAGCACATTTCTTGTAAACCTTATATTTATTGCCTTAGCCTATAAATTTCTAACCAAAAAAACGATTCTTTATACGATTCTAGGAGCCGTCATGACATCCGTTTTCCTCGGTCTAGTCAGCTATATTCCTTTTCACGTTCATGACATGATTTTAGGAATTGTATTCGGCGCCTTACTAATGGGAACAGGACTGGCTCTCATTTTTATAGCGGATGGATCGACTGGTGGAACAACTCTTTTGGCTTATTTATTAAACTACACAAAAGGCTATAATATCTCTAAAAGCATGTTCTACATGGACAGTGTAATTATTTTAGCATCGGTTTTCGCTATTGGCGTCAATAACATGCTCTATACTTTTATATTCGTCTATCTTTGTGCCAAAATCGTAGATGTCGTTATCGAAGGTTTCCACAACAAAAAAGCAATGACGATTATGTCCGATCAATACAAAGACATAGCGCAAGTCATCACCAGTGAATTTGGAAATGCAGCCACCATCTTTTACGGATACGGCTACTACGCCAACAAAGATAAACGTATTATTTACGTTGTTATTAAAAAGAACGAGCTATTAAAAATTAAAAAGAAAATCCAGCAAATTGACCCGAATTCTTTTATTGTCATCCACGAAGTAAAAGAAGTTGTCGGCGGGAAATTTGGATTTATCGGCAATTCGCCTCATGAAACAAAAGCCGCTGCTAAATAA
- a CDS encoding Lrp/AsnC family transcriptional regulator — MLDNTDKRILEELSKNGRIKMKELGEKVHLTGQAASARVLKLEDEGIIKGYTINIDERKLGYIIHAFLNIYTQSIHHHPYLTFLESQQEHVINNFKISGDGCYLLECKFHSNEELNDFLTELNQHVNYKLSIVINK, encoded by the coding sequence ATGTTAGATAATACAGATAAACGCATACTAGAAGAGCTATCAAAAAATGGACGTATAAAGATGAAAGAATTAGGAGAAAAAGTGCATTTAACCGGACAAGCCGCTTCTGCTAGAGTATTAAAGTTAGAAGATGAAGGCATTATCAAAGGCTATACAATTAACATTGATGAACGAAAACTCGGCTACATCATCCATGCATTTTTAAATATCTATACGCAGAGCATTCATCACCACCCCTACCTTACATTTTTAGAAAGTCAGCAGGAGCACGTTATCAACAACTTTAAAATCAGCGGCGATGGCTGCTACTTATTAGAATGCAAATTTCATTCAAATGAAGAACTAAATGATTTTTTGACAGAGCTAAATCAGCATGTGAATTACAAACTTTCAATCGTCATTAACAAATAA
- a CDS encoding QueT transporter family protein, translated as MNIRTLCVNGLLAAMYIAVSMLIQPFGFTNIQFRISEMFNHLIVFNKKYVYGIVLGVFLTNLFFSPMVAYDLVFGVGQSVLSLLITIFSMRYIKNMWARMLVNTLVFTFTMFIIAFELHLAFDLPFFFTWLTTAVGEFIVMLVGAPIMAAINKRVQFNKLVG; from the coding sequence ATGAATATAAGAACACTTTGCGTTAACGGTCTTTTAGCTGCTATGTATATTGCTGTCAGTATGTTAATCCAGCCGTTTGGCTTCACCAATATCCAATTTCGTATATCGGAAATGTTCAATCACTTAATTGTGTTTAATAAAAAGTACGTGTATGGCATTGTGCTAGGAGTATTTCTGACGAATTTGTTTTTTTCACCAATGGTCGCTTATGATCTGGTGTTTGGGGTAGGACAATCCGTGCTATCATTACTCATTACCATTTTTTCTATGCGCTACATTAAAAATATGTGGGCTCGTATGCTTGTTAATACACTTGTATTTACGTTCACGATGTTTATTATTGCGTTTGAACTGCACTTAGCATTTGATTTACCATTTTTCTTTACATGGTTAACAACGGCTGTTGGTGAGTTCATTGTCATGCTTGTTGGAGCACCAATTATGGCTGCAATTAATAAACGCGTACAATTTAATAAGCTAGTTGGATAA
- the rluF gene encoding 23S rRNA pseudouridine(2604) synthase RluF codes for MRLNKFISESGKASRRGADKLISEGRVTVNGKVAKVGDQVKPGDDIRVSGQQLRIARNNVYIALNKPVGITSTSEKKVKGNIIDLVNHPLRIHHVGRLDKDSDGLILLTNDGDIINEILRAENKHEKEYIVAVDKPITPEFIKNMSEGVKILGTKTLPCEVTQLSKYEFQIILTQGLNRQIRRMCEVLGYEVYRLQRTRIMNIHLNNLPVGQWRDLTKKERTQLFKELDYEPKEW; via the coding sequence CTGAGACTGAATAAATTTATTAGCGAATCTGGCAAAGCGTCAAGACGAGGGGCAGATAAGTTAATTAGTGAAGGAAGAGTAACCGTTAATGGAAAGGTTGCAAAAGTCGGAGATCAAGTTAAGCCTGGCGATGATATTCGAGTAAGCGGCCAACAGCTTCGGATTGCTCGAAATAATGTATATATTGCGCTTAATAAACCAGTCGGCATTACAAGTACGAGTGAAAAAAAAGTAAAGGGAAACATCATTGATTTAGTCAATCACCCTTTGCGTATTCACCACGTTGGACGACTTGATAAGGATTCAGACGGCTTAATTTTACTTACAAATGACGGCGATATTATTAATGAAATTTTACGTGCAGAAAACAAGCATGAAAAAGAATATATTGTTGCAGTAGATAAGCCAATTACACCAGAGTTTATCAAAAACATGTCTGAGGGAGTGAAAATTTTAGGCACAAAAACGCTTCCTTGTGAAGTGACACAGCTGTCTAAGTATGAGTTTCAAATTATTTTAACACAGGGTTTAAATCGTCAAATTCGCCGTATGTGTGAAGTGCTCGGATATGAAGTGTACCGCCTTCAGCGCACTCGTATTATGAATATCCATTTAAATAACTTACCTGTTGGGCAATGGAGAGATTTAACGAAAAAAGAGCGTACGCAGCTATTCAAAGAATTAGACTATGAACCTAAAGAGTGGTAA
- a CDS encoding TRM11 family SAM-dependent methyltransferase: MNNHTQLPQYIYTYACSEEELSLCQLERRSLFEIETEKPIIKSAVKLDPSRSPFIKERLDIMYESDDLADICKQVEDIDLGDQTFKLIFMKINDLEKDQKISYKGQRAVERDVGWHFVAEADLHNPDHLFGIVPFEGRWYFGKYQKSEAVWLHHLKKPREYSTALSTRLARAVANIAVPNPEGIKAIDPCCGIGTVLVEALSMGIDIVGRDINPLVTDGSRENIAYFGLNGDVKTGPISDVTTHYDVAIIDMPYNLYTHATPEDQLSILKHARRFADKVVVITVDTIDHMIHEAGFSISDRCVARKSVFSRQVVVCE; the protein is encoded by the coding sequence TTGAATAACCATACGCAGCTGCCTCAGTATATCTACACATACGCATGCAGCGAAGAGGAACTCTCACTATGTCAATTAGAGAGACGCTCTCTTTTTGAAATTGAAACTGAGAAACCTATCATAAAAAGTGCCGTTAAACTTGATCCAAGCAGAAGCCCTTTTATCAAAGAGCGATTAGATATTATGTATGAATCAGATGACCTTGCGGATATTTGCAAACAAGTAGAAGATATTGACCTTGGAGATCAAACATTCAAACTCATTTTTATGAAAATTAATGACTTGGAAAAAGATCAAAAAATAAGTTATAAAGGTCAGCGTGCTGTTGAACGTGATGTGGGTTGGCATTTTGTAGCAGAAGCAGACTTGCATAACCCTGACCATTTGTTTGGCATTGTTCCATTTGAAGGACGCTGGTATTTTGGAAAATATCAAAAAAGTGAAGCTGTATGGCTGCATCATTTGAAGAAACCGCGTGAATACTCTACGGCACTCAGTACCCGCCTTGCAAGAGCTGTAGCTAACATTGCCGTTCCAAATCCTGAAGGAATCAAAGCGATTGATCCATGCTGTGGTATTGGTACAGTTCTGGTAGAAGCTCTTTCAATGGGCATTGATATTGTAGGACGGGATATCAATCCACTTGTGACCGACGGATCTCGTGAAAATATTGCGTATTTCGGCTTAAACGGTGATGTCAAAACGGGACCGATTTCGGATGTTACAACTCACTATGATGTAGCTATCATCGACATGCCTTACAATCTCTACACCCACGCGACGCCTGAAGATCAGCTTTCTATTTTGAAACACGCTCGCCGCTTTGCGGATAAAGTAGTCGTGATTACAGTAGATACGATTGACCATATGATTCATGAAGCTGGCTTTTCTATTTCAGATCGCTGCGTAGCGCGCAAAAGCGTATTTTCTAGACAAGTAGTTGTATGCGAATAA
- a CDS encoding tautomerase family protein, whose protein sequence is MPLLRFDVIEGRDEKELKALLDATHRAILEAFGVPERDRYQIVHQHPAHEMIIEDTGLGFERSKDLVIISVTSKQRTEEQKQALYKLIVKELGESCGIQPNDIMISIVENGNADWSFGMGEAQFLTGKL, encoded by the coding sequence ATGCCATTACTTAGATTTGATGTAATAGAAGGAAGAGATGAAAAAGAGTTAAAAGCATTACTAGACGCTACTCACCGAGCGATACTAGAAGCCTTTGGCGTCCCAGAACGCGACCGTTATCAAATTGTACATCAGCATCCTGCTCATGAAATGATTATTGAAGATACAGGTCTTGGCTTTGAGAGAAGCAAGGATTTGGTTATTATAAGTGTAACGAGTAAACAGCGAACAGAAGAGCAAAAACAAGCTCTTTACAAATTAATTGTAAAAGAGCTGGGAGAAAGCTGCGGTATTCAGCCAAACGACATTATGATTTCAATTGTTGAGAACGGTAATGCTGACTGGAGCTTTGGCATGGGAGAAGCTCAATTCTTAACTGGGAAATTATAA